The Sulfurospirillum diekertiae genomic sequence CAAAGGTTTCAGCTTTTGTGAGGTGCATGAGTGGGTAATGAAAAGTGATGTTGGCTTCGCTTCCAAGATTAAGGGCAAGTTCAAGCGCCTTTACAAAAGGCTCTCTACAATCAGGATACCCTGAATAATCGGTCTGATTGACTCCAATGATGATATGCTCAATACCTTGTTTTTGCGCAAATGCGTGCGCAAGTGTAAAAAAGATCGCGTTGCGATTGGGAACAAACGAAGCAGGAAGATTGGTATGCGTTCTGTGATGTGCGCCAATATCTTGCGTACCATCAATCAAAGCCGAATCATTCAGTTGTAAAAAGGCATCTAAACTGAGTAGTGTATTTTTTACATGTAACGCTTTGGCGATCTTCTCAGCTTGCGCAATTTCCACGCGATGCTTTTGGCCATAATCAAACGTAATGCTTTCAACACTATCAAAACGATTCTTTGCCCAACCCAGACAAGTCGTACTGTCTTGTCCACCACTAAAGACCACTAATGCTTTGGAAGCAATTTTTCCCATTATTCCACTCCTAAAAACTTGTGCAACTGCACACTCAAGATAAATTGTGGATGTTCTTTGACAAACTCCACACAAAAAGCAACATTTTCTTTGTTGGGTCGATCCATCTCATTTTGAGGCTGAATGAAGATGGGTTTGTAGCTTGAAAATTCAAGTATTTTTTCAACTGCAGACTCTTTGCTCACCACAAATTTAATCTCATCGTAGCCATATTTTTCAATTTTATCCCAATCTTTTGGGCTATAGGTCACCCAGTTAGCACTCGCAATGTTGGAAAAATTATAGCCATTCGTTTCGACAGAAACAGCATACATATACGCTTGCAAATAATCAATAAAACCATTAAGATTATAAATACTCGGCTCGCCACCTGTAATGATGACATTCATGGCAGGATAAGGCTTAATACGTGTTAACACCTCATCAAAACTAAGACTTTCATATTCTCCTTTGTGCAAGAACTCATCACAAAAGGAACAGGTGAGATTGCACCCATACAGTCGAATAAAAATAGAAGGAACACCAACATGCGCACCTTCTCCTTGAATAGAATAAAATATATCGACAACTTTTAACATACCACCCTTTTCCTTAATAATGTTTCAAAACATTATTATCTATTGTGTAACATTATAATATGAAATGGATTAGAAGATTATTTGAAAAGTGCCTCTTGTTTTAAGATTAACAAGAGGCGTGTAGGTTTACATGTAAGCTTTTTAGTGATGTGATTTGATAATTAGAATGGTCATTCGGATGTTGATCATAATAAATTTTATCACTTGCCAAATCACACAGGTTCTTCTAAAAAGTGTAAACTTTGAAGGAATCGGTGTAAAAGCATTTTGTGAATACGGTGTTAATTTCATACTATTCTCCTTTGTTTTCATTTTTTGTCACGCCTTTAGAGCAAAGCTCTAAAGACTACGTTAACACTGAGTTTTGCTTGGCGCAATGCCCGTGCATCTTCGATGCTTTTAAGTTCTTATGGAACTTTGTCTCGCACTCAAAGCAAAGCTTCTCATGCTACGCTAACGCACTTTATTCTGGGATAATGGACCAAAAAGGTTTCATTTTGGCTTTCCAGATAAATGCATGGTGTAAAAGATGCTTAACCCAATGGGCAGCAAGACCAATTTCACCAAAAGTACCGCCAAAATCTCTACCATAATCAGGATATTTTTTATAATTCGGAATAATCGGATACATGGTCATCGCAACAGCGGTTCCTGAGAACAACCCTTTACCAGCACTCGCAACACACGCTGCACCCATTTCCGCCATACACGCGGTATGGGTTGGTGCACTCGCACC encodes the following:
- the queC gene encoding 7-cyano-7-deazaguanine synthase QueC; this encodes MGKIASKALVVFSGGQDSTTCLGWAKNRFDSVESITFDYGQKHRVEIAQAEKIAKALHVKNTLLSLDAFLQLNDSALIDGTQDIGAHHRTHTNLPASFVPNRNAIFFTLAHAFAQKQGIEHIIIGVNQTDYSGYPDCREPFVKALELALNLGSEANITFHYPLMHLTKAETFELSHQEGVLELVIDESHTCYNGVHDKKHAWGYGCGECPACVLRKAGWETYANGR
- a CDS encoding 7-carboxy-7-deazaguanine synthase QueE, with protein sequence MLKVVDIFYSIQGEGAHVGVPSIFIRLYGCNLTCSFCDEFLHKGEYESLSFDEVLTRIKPYPAMNVIITGGEPSIYNLNGFIDYLQAYMYAVSVETNGYNFSNIASANWVTYSPKDWDKIEKYGYDEIKFVVSKESAVEKILEFSSYKPIFIQPQNEMDRPNKENVAFCVEFVKEHPQFILSVQLHKFLGVE